DNA from Halogeometricum sp. S1BR25-6:
TCGACGAGCGAGTACCACTCGGCGGCCTCGATGGCCGTGACGACCTCGTAGGCCGACTCCTCGCGCTTGTACGTCCGGAACTCCTCGGTGACGGCGTCGTTGTACGTCTTCACGGGGTCGCGGAGGCGTTCGACCGGCGCGTCCACGTCCGCCTCGCCGAGTTCGAGCAGTCGCTGCAGTTCCTCGAGGCGGGCGTCGATGTCCTTCCGTCGGAGTTTCGCGTCACGCCGCGCGGCAGCCAGGTCCTCGCGCGTCTCGCGTCTGCGGTCGAGTCGGTCGACGGCCGCGGCGGCGGGTTCGAGGTCCTCGCGCGCGCCCTCGAAGTCGCGTTCGCGGAGGCGGCGGCGGTCGAGTCGGTCGGCCGCGGCCTCGAACGCGTCGCGGTGCGGCAGGTCCTCGGGGAGGTCCTCGACGAGTCCGAGGAACTTGTCCTGGAACTCGACGTACGCCTGGAAGTCGCCGGACCCGACGGCCGAGTCCTCGTAGCGGTCGAGGAGGCGCGTCGCCTTCCGGTAGGCGTCGGCGGCGGCGACGACGGACTCCTCGCCCGTCTCCGCGACCGCCGACTCGGCCTCGTCGCGGGCCGCGCGCGCCTCGACGAGTCGTTCCCGCAGGTCGTCGGCGTCGGCCGCGGTCGGAGTCGAGTTCTCGTCTGTCATCTCGAATCAGTAGACGTCGTCGGGGTCGAACACCGTCTCGCCGACCTCCTCGCCGTCGACGGTGCGGTAGAAACACGAGCGGTGGCCCGTGTGACACGCGCCGCCGGTCTGGTCGACGAGGTAGAGGAGAGTGTCGGCGTCGCAGTCGACGCGCACCTCCTCGACGGACTGGGTGTGTCCGCTCGTCGCCCCCTTCTCCCAGAGTTCGTCCCGACTGCGGGAGTAGTAGTGCGCGCGGCCCGTCTCGCGGGTGCGTTCGAGGGCCTCGGGCGAGACGTACGCGAGCATCAGCACCTCGCCGGAGTCGGCGTCCTGCGCCACCGCGGGGACGAGACCGTCCGCCCCGAAGTCGACCTCGACGTCGTCTGTCATCGACTGAGGACACGTGATTCCGGCCGATATGTCTTGTGTACCGGTGACAGCCGTCGAGTCGCGGACTATCGGTCTCAGTCCGCGCCGTCGCTCTCTCCGCCGCCGGATTCGGCCGTCGAACCGGATGCGGCGGCCCCCCGGCGTCCGAGGCCGATGCCGGCGGCGACGGCGGCGAGGACGGCGCCGAAGACGAGGGCGACCAGCGCCCACCGGAGCGAATCGGGGAGCGGAAGGCCGGCGTGGACGCCCATCGTCCCGACGGTGGAGAGGAGGACGGCCGGGACGGCGTTCGCGAGGGAGACGTCCTCGGACCCCCGTGTCCACGTCTCACGCTCCCGGTATGTGAGCGCACCCGCGACGCCCCACGAGAACGCGGCCGTCGCTGCGAGCAACAGGTCGGGGTACAGGAGGTACGAGACGACGCCGCCGAGCAGACCGCCGACGAGTGCGACGGCGCGGGTGGTTCGGGACACGCGCGACCGTTCGTCTGTGCGGTCCAAAAGTGTCGCGTCGGCGAAACGTACTCAGACCAGACCGAGTGCGCCGACGACGCCGAAGACGATGTCGCCGTAGGTGAACGCGACGACGGTGCCGAGGAACATCGGGACGAGGAACGGGATGCCCGGCGATATCCACACCTCCTCGCGGGCGGCGACCACTTGGAGGCCGTCGCGGAGTTTCTCCGGCGTCGTCCCGTATGCCGTCGAGTCGATGTCTTCGAGGAACGCCTCGGCACCCCAGGGGTCCTCAGCCGCGACCGAACCGCCGTCGACGGCCATCCCGTCGCCGACGGCGCCGTCCGTCGGGTCGTGCGTCTCGGTGATGCTGTTCGGGTCGCGGAGTCGGTCCGGTCGCTCGCGCAGTTCCGCCAGCGTCGTCCCCCGCCAGCGGAGGTACATCCGCAGGGCGTCGATGTCGAGGCCGTTTCTGGTGTACCCCGTCGTCGTCTCGAACAGGCGACCGTGCGCCGTCGATAGCGAGGCGACGGACACCCGGCGACCGAGGAGCATGAGGGGGAGTTCGGCGTGCCCGTCGAAGAGGTTCCGGACGCCGAGGGCGAGCGGATACCCCACCGCGAGCACGACGGTGTTCGTCAGGACGGTCATCGAGAACACGCCGAGCGTCGTCCTGACGACGGGGAGTCCGAACCCCGGCAGGAGGTACTGCGGGAACGTCGGCAGCAGTATCGAGATGGTGATGAGCGCCTTCGCGTCGGCGCCGCCGAACCCGCCGAGTCGCCAGAACACGTACGAGAGGGGCGCGACGAACAGGAGGCTGATACCGACGCGCAGGAAGTACAACTGGTCGACGGGTCGGAAGGCGAGATGTCCGAGCGACTCCCACGCGAGGAGCACCGCGCCGAGGGCGACGAGGGGATACCACACGACGGAGGGAACCCGTCGCGTTTCGATGTCCCGCCACGCCGCCCATCCCAGAAGGGGCAGGACGACGAGTCGGAGGAGGTCCGGTACGGAGGCGACCATACAGGTCGAACGAGTCCGGGGGGAGTTATCGTTTTGGAATATTGAAACGCCGCGACCGAAGACGGAGGCGCGCCTCCGGGCGCGACGTTCGGAGAGTAAGTGTTCAGGTCAGTCTGTCGACGCTTCGACGTTCGGGGAGCGGCTCACGCCGTCGCCGTCACGGTTCGACGGGGACGTGCAGCGTCGACTGAATCCACGCGTGGTGGTTCTCGGTGTCTTGGATGACGGTGAGAGTGCCGCCGTCGTCGGTGTACTGGATGTATCTGTAGCGGTCGGTGCTCCCCCGTTTCGAATCGGTGTTGGTGGACATGTATCAGGTGTGCGGTCGTGGTCGTGGTCGTGGTCGAAACGCGCTGTTCCCCGTTAGCCGTCGCGTCGGCCATGCTCGCCGTCGTCTATCCACGCTGTCCTGCAGACCGCGCTGCAGAACAGGTAGACCGTCGAGGGGTCCGCCGGCGCGACGGCGGCCGGATGGCGGCGCGTCGGGTCGACCGCCTCCCCACAGGCGGCGCACAGTTTCCCGTTCGCGTCGGCGTCCGAGCGGTGACACTCCTCGGCAACTTCGTCGTCCCGGCGACGGCTCTCGTCGGGGGCTTCGTCGTCCGGATACCGCATCAGCGTCCACCTGCCGACGGTGACGCGCCCGACGCGGAACTCCGTCGACGCCGGTTCGCCGGCGGGACGGTCGGTCGGATTACCGCGAGTCGGCATCGCCTCGGCCGCCCGCCGCCGTCTCCACGTCGGCGGCAGCGCTGGGGTGCTCGGACTCGAACCCCGCCGCCGTCGACGGCGCGCGCGTGGCCGAGACGGTTCCGTCGTTCTCGACGGTCACGTCGCAGCCCTCGTACCGGAACGACAGGTCGGCGTCGTGTCGGACGGTCCCGGACGGGGCCGAACCGAACAGCGTCTCAACGGCGTCGGTGTCGACGACGGTCCCCAGCGGTTCGAGTTCGAGCGGATCGGTGGCCGTGAGTTCGGACACGGCATCGACCACGGCGAAACAGACGTCCCCCTCCGAACTAACGCAGATAGTTTGACACTCACTCATGTTCTGACGACATACAGTATCGCGGCTAGCCCTATGGGGCTGTGGCGTATCCGGATATCCCCCCCGGAGGTCCGACCGCTATACTGATT
Protein-coding regions in this window:
- a CDS encoding DUF7118 family protein, whose protein sequence is MTDENSTPTAADADDLRERLVEARAARDEAESAVAETGEESVVAAADAYRKATRLLDRYEDSAVGSGDFQAYVEFQDKFLGLVEDLPEDLPHRDAFEAAADRLDRRRLRERDFEGAREDLEPAAAAVDRLDRRRETREDLAAARRDAKLRRKDIDARLEELQRLLELGEADVDAPVERLRDPVKTYNDAVTEEFRTYKREESAYEVVTAIEAAEWYSLVDYRTPPRDLRSFVRESPDADEPIPKLLEFADYTGSKLDHYAEDPAALQTAVAVHRTYLERLDAGPLRVSFPPPPAETLRRRANELVSVLDRFASEEAVARLREVRKLTRLDDYDRLRTAARARTELTDDEVDRLRSGAVETDLRELREARENLTAELDED
- the hisI gene encoding phosphoribosyl-AMP cyclohydrolase; this encodes MTDDVEVDFGADGLVPAVAQDADSGEVLMLAYVSPEALERTRETGRAHYYSRSRDELWEKGATSGHTQSVEEVRVDCDADTLLYLVDQTGGACHTGHRSCFYRTVDGEEVGETVFDPDDVY
- a CDS encoding A24 family peptidase, with the translated sequence MVASVPDLLRLVVLPLLGWAAWRDIETRRVPSVVWYPLVALGAVLLAWESLGHLAFRPVDQLYFLRVGISLLFVAPLSYVFWRLGGFGGADAKALITISILLPTFPQYLLPGFGLPVVRTTLGVFSMTVLTNTVVLAVGYPLALGVRNLFDGHAELPLMLLGRRVSVASLSTAHGRLFETTTGYTRNGLDIDALRMYLRWRGTTLAELRERPDRLRDPNSITETHDPTDGAVGDGMAVDGGSVAAEDPWGAEAFLEDIDSTAYGTTPEKLRDGLQVVAAREEVWISPGIPFLVPMFLGTVVAFTYGDIVFGVVGALGLV
- a CDS encoding DUF7576 family protein — its product is MPTRGNPTDRPAGEPASTEFRVGRVTVGRWTLMRYPDDEAPDESRRRDDEVAEECHRSDADANGKLCAACGEAVDPTRRHPAAVAPADPSTVYLFCSAVCRTAWIDDGEHGRRDG
- a CDS encoding HalOD1 output domain-containing protein, coding for MSECQTICVSSEGDVCFAVVDAVSELTATDPLELEPLGTVVDTDAVETLFGSAPSGTVRHDADLSFRYEGCDVTVENDGTVSATRAPSTAAGFESEHPSAAADVETAAGGRGDADSR